One bacterium genomic window, GTCCCGTTATCGCTTACGGTTATCGTTAACTGATACGTGCCTGCTTGTTGATCGGTTGCTGTCCAGTTGAATACGCCGGTGACCGGATCTATCGTTGCATTATCGGGTAAATCGCCTTGCAAACTGAAAGTTAGGACCTGGCCTGAATTAGGATCTGTTGCTGTTGCGGTGAACGTCAGCGGTTGCCCTTCATTGATCGTTTTGTTTCCAATTGGATCGAGAACCGGCGCACTATTTTCACCTGATACGTGAATCGTAAACGGTTGCGATGTTTGATGTAACTC contains:
- a CDS encoding cadherin repeat domain-containing protein, producing MELHQTSQPFTIHVSGENSAPVLDPIGNKTINEGQPLTFTATATDPNSGQVLTFSLQGDLPDNATIDPVTGVFNWTATDQQAGTYQLTITVSDNGTPALSDEETITITVNEFTPPVNNPPVLGNVPAETQSVLVGDTLSFQATGSDPDDSDTVTFSLQGTVPIGA